In a genomic window of Salmo trutta chromosome 32, fSalTru1.1, whole genome shotgun sequence:
- the LOC115170876 gene encoding alpha-2-macroglobulin isoform X1: MVLPGLEVWRWILFACIHWLCVCQETPRPVYMVAIPAVIQAGSEAKLCASLLQPNETLVMTISLMADGQNKTLLHETSDQEFHRCFQFQAPHVKSDEVQNFKVEVRGVTFLSTEERRVMIKPYGPMTFIQTDKPIYNPGQTVHFRVVTLDTNFSPVNQLYNIVELEDVNHNRIGQWVNTTSSGNILQLSHPLNSEAPVGSYTIVVWIGEEKIYHNFKVEKYVLPKFEIQMNLTDKISVVQEEYEVKVCAEYTYGQPVPGKAGVKLCRPLVDNAVIPITIDERNPQGVPDYTPPCHKESIEMDHTGCASYAFNLAIFTKNAGEKLLGDVFSFRAEVQEEGTGITLSEEKNVELSYVIGEFTFVDTPQIYEHGSIIEGKINAVRFNNTPISDMLVYLFEEKGWSSYLRLQNLTTDSRGIARFSVNTTSMPKENINLVVSDTPQVEYPGYRVPYFNRGQHVLSLIQPAAPDSKPSSSLAIQKMEKPLACGQAVSITIRYAIVGETVPKGSVDVLYLALSRGVIVQHGHINVTVQQDSPVAEGDVTLKLAVVPEMAPVVQLLVYSMLPSETVIAHSMNFPTEKCFRNKVLVAFSPSNAVPGEENTLRLSAQPGSLCGLSAVDQSVGIMEPGKRLDADKIFDLLPVKETTYIPYELEDPVACLRVRPRRFIMPYPYGPSEETNDPYAVFQTLGLKLATNLDIRVPSCLSYQGNQYRRSYVVAYRPGSAGPRLEMAVAGGLAAPPPPPIQTVRTFFPETWIWDLVEVGESGSADVPLTVPDTITTWETEVFCLAPSGFGLAPLVELTVFQPFFLELTLPYSVIRGEHFELKATVFNYLSKCIMVSVTPALSSDYTLTPVRDVQDSSSCLCANGRKTFSWTMAPSVLGVLNVSVSAAAVQSHAACGNGVVNVPERGRVDTVTRSLLVKAEGTEKSHTYNWLLCPTGEALTEEVEVQLPQNVVDGSARISLSVLGDILGRALNNLDGLLQMPYGCGEQNMALLSPNIYILEYLRNTKQLTPAILDKATKFLTSGYQRQLNYKNADGAYSTFGQGLGNTWLTAFVLRSFGKAQSFIYVDPATMEQSKTWLERQQGKHGCFRTLGKLLNNRMKGGVTDEVTLTAYITASMLELNMSVSDPVVDHSLSCLKNSTSDMSNTYATALLAYTFTLAGDMETRARLLQHLDTISFQEGGLLHWSQSSSETSPSLEVEISSYVLLASLSASSRSTSDLGYASRIVRWLVRQQNAYGGFSSTQDTVVALQALALYSTRVFSRGGASTVTVRSPSGERCLFHVNQNNKLLYQERALQDTEGKYSVEVKGSACASVQVVLHYNVPTPTRSTTLSIQVTPEVDCNIKSLRPRVTLKLQSRYHGKELTTNMIIVDLKMLSGFSPDPDSLGRLRGSSQVDRVDIKDDHVLMYLTELTSLFPFHITLDIIQELPVQNLKPAVVKIYDYYQPITGDQAETEYVFPCK, from the exons ATGGTTCTTCCTGGGCTTGAGGTTTGGAGATGGATACTCTTTGCCTGCATTCACTGGCTTTGTGTCTGTCAAGAGACTCCAAGACC GGTTTACATGGTAGCCATTCCTGCAGTGATCCAGGCAGGCTCAGAGGCCAAGCTTTGTGCCAGCCTTCTGCAGCCCAACGAGACCCTGGTCATGACCATATCTCTGATGGCCGACGGGCAGAACAAAACACTTCTCCACGAGACTTCTGACCAAGAGTTTCACCGCTGTTTCCAGTTTCAG GCCCCTCATGTGAAGAGCGACGAAGTGCAGAACTTTAAGGTGGAGGTTCGAGGGGTAACATTTCTATCAACAGAGGAGAGAAGGGTCATGATCAAACCCTACGGCCCCATGACGTTCATCCAAACGGACAAACCAATCTACAACCCAGGACAAACGG TGCATTTTAGAGTCGTCACCTTGGATACCAATTTTAGCCCTGTCAATCAGTTG TACAACATTGTGGAACTTGAG GATGTTAATCACAACCGGATTGGACAGTGGGTCAACACTACATCCAGTGGCAACATTCTGCAGCTTTCTCACCCCCTGAACTCTGAAGCACCTGTAGGATCCTATACCATTGTAGTGTGGATTGGTGAAGAGAAAATCTACCACAACTTCAAAGTAGAAAAGTATG TTTTGCCCAAGTTTGAGATCCAGATGAACCTCACTGACAAGATCAGCGTTGTTCAAGAAGAGTATGAAGTGAAAGTGTGTGCAGA ATACACGTATGGGCAGCCTGTACCTGGTAAAGCAGGGGTGAAGTTGTGCCGTCCCTTGGTGGACAATGCAGTGATACCAATAACAATTGATGAGAGAAATCCACAAGGAGTTCCTGATTACACACCTCCATGCCACAAAGAGTCAATAGAG ATGGACCATACTGGCTGTGCTTCTTATGCCTTCAACTTGGCAATTTTCACAAAGAATGCAGGAGAGAAATTGCTGGGAGACGTGTTTAGTTTCCGTGCAGAAGTTCAGGAGGAGGGGACAG GTATTACACTGTCAGAGGAAAAAAATGTAGAGCTCTCCTATGTGATTGGAGAATTCACATTTGTTGACACACCCCAAATCTATGAGCATGGATCAATTATCGAAGGCAAG ATAAATGCTGTTCGCTTTAACAACACACCCATCTCTGACATGTTAGTCTACCTGTTTGAGGAGAAAGGCTGGTCCTCATATCTACGACTACAGAACCTAACCACGGACAGTCGTGGTATTGCCAGGTTCTCCGTCAACACAACCAGTATGCCCAAAGAGAATATTAACCTCGTA GTGAGTGACACCCCACAAGTGGAGTACCCAGGATACAGGGTCCCCTATTTCAACAGAGGGCAACACGTCCTCTCACTGATCCAGCCCGCTGCCCCAGACAGTAAACCGTCCAGCTCCCTGGCTATTCAGAAGATGGAGAAACCACTGGCATGTGGGCAGGCAGTGTCAATCACCATCCGCTATGCCATCGTAGGGGAGACTGTCCCAAAGGGCTCTGTGGATGTCCTCTACCTG GCCTTATCCAGAGGGGTCATAGTTCAGCATGGACACATCAATGTTACTGTGCAGCAGGACAGTCCTG TAGCTGAGGGTGACGTCACCTTGAAGTTGGCAGTGGTTCCAGAGATGGCACCGGTGGTTCAGCTCCTGGTGTACAGTATGCTACCCAGTGAGACTGTCATTGCCCACAGCATGAACTTCCCCACTGAGAAATGCTTCAggaacaag GTGTTGGTGGCGTTCTCGCCCTCCAACGCTGTCCCAGGGGAGGAGAACACCCTGCGTCTCTCGGCCCAGCCCGGTTCCCTCTGTGGCCTCAGTGCTGTGGACCAGAGTGTTGGCATCATGGAGCCAGGGAAGAGGCTGGATGCTGACAAG ATATTTGATTTGTTACCAGTCAAGGAGACGACCTATATTCCCTACGAGCTTGAAGATCCAGTAGCATGTTTACGTGTTAGACCAAGGAGATTCATAATGCCATACCCATATGGACCGTCTGAGGAGACAAATGATCCTTATGCAGTTTTTCAG ACACTGGGACTGAAGCTAGCGACTAACCTGGATATAAGAGTACCTTCCTGCCTCAGTTACCAGGGGAACCAGTACCGTCGCTCCTATG TAGTAGCTTACAGGCCTGGATCAGCGGGTCCTAGACTTGAAATGGCTGTGGCTGGTGGACTTGCCGCTCCACCTCCGCCACCCATACAGACGGTCCGTACATTCTTCCCTGAGACGTGGATTTGGGATCTTGTGGAAGTTGG GGAGTCTGGATCAGCAGATGTCCCCCTGACAGTCCCAGACACCATCACCACCTGGGAGACTGAGGTCTTCTGCCTGGCCCCCAGTGGCTTCGGTCTGGCTCCTCTGGTGGAGCTCACGGTCTTCCAGCCCTTCTTCCTGGAGCTCACCCTGCCCTACTCAGTCATCCGGGGAGAGCACTTTGAGCTGAAGGCCACCGTGTTTAATTACCTCTCCAAGTGCATCATG GTTTCTGTGACTCCAGCTCTTTCCTCCGACTACACTCTCACACCTGTGCGTGATGTCCAGGACTCCTCCTCGTGCTTGTGTGCCAATGGACGAAAGACCTTCAGTTGGACAATGGCCCCCTCTGTCCTGG GGGTTTTGAACGTGTCCGTTAGTGCAGCGGCTGTCCAGTCCCACGCTGCGTGTGGCAACGGGGTTGTGAACGTACCGGAGAGAGGACGCGTTGACACAGTCACACGGAGCCTGCTGGTGAAG gcTGAGGGAACAGAGAAGAGCCACACCTACAACTGGTTGCTGTGTCCTACTG GAGAAGCTCTGACAGAGGAGGTGGAAGTACAACTCCCCCAGAATGTGGTGGATGGCTCTGCTAGGATTTCCCTCTCTGTTCTGG GGGACATCCTGGGTCGGGCCCTCAACAACCTGGATGGACTGTTGCAGATGCCGTATGGGTGTGGGGAGCAGAATATGGCCCTGCTCTCCCCCAATATCTACATCCTGGAGTACCTGCGGAATACAAAGCAGCTCACGCCAGCCATCCTAGACAAGGCCACCAAGTTCCTCACTAGTG GTTACCAAAGGCAGCTGAACTACAAGAATGCTGATGGTGCGTACAGCACGTTTGGACAAGGCTTGGGGAACACCTG GCTGACTGCTTTTGTCTTGAGATCCTTTGGCAAAGCCCAGTCTTTCATCTATGTTGACCCGGCAACAATGGAGCAGTCCAAGACTTGGTTGGAACGTCAACAAGGCAAACATGGCTGTTTCAGAACTTTAGGGAAGCTCTTGAACAACAGAATGAAG GGTGGAGTGACGGATGAAGTCACACTGACGGCTTACATCACTGCTTCAATGCTGGAGCTCAACATGTCCGTGTCG GATCCTGTTGTGGACCACAGCTTGTCTTGCCTGAAGAACTCCACCAGTGATATGTCCAACACCTACGCTACTGCTCTGCTGGCCTACACCTTCACCCTGGCAGGTGACATGGAGACACGGGCCCGGCTTCTGCAGCACCTCGACACTATCTCATTTCAAGAGG GGGGTCTCCTGCACTGGTCCCAGTCCTCCTCGGAGACCTCACCCTCCCTGGAGGTGGAGATCAGCTCCTACGTTCTGCTGGCATCCCTCAGTGCCTCTTCTCGGTCTACCTCTGACCTGGGCTACGCCTCCCGCATCGTCAGGTGGCTGGTGAGGCAGCAGAACGCCTACGGAGGCTTCTCCTCCACACAG GACACCGTGGTGGCCCTCCAGGCCCTGGCTCTCTACTCCACCAGGGTGTTCAGTAGAGGAGGAGCCAGCACAGTGACGGTACGGTCTCCCAGTGGGGAACGGTGCCTCTTCCATGTGAACCAAAACAACAAGCTTCTGTACCAGGAGAGGGCGCTGCAGGACACAGAAGGGAAGTACAGCGTTGAAGTGAAGGGCAGTGCTTGTGCCTCAGTGCAG GTTGTGCTCCACTATAACGTCCCTACTCCTACCAGAAGCACAACGCTCAGTATCCAGGTGACTCCAGAGGTGGACTGCAACATCAAGTCTTTGAGACCCAGAGTCACGCTGAAGCTCCAGTCTCG ATATCATGGAAAGGAGCTCACCACCAATATGATTATAGTGGATTTGAAAATGCTCTCTGGGTTTTCCCCAGATCCAGACTCTTTGGGGAGG CTGAGGGGTTCAAGTCAAGTGGATCGTGTTGATATCAAAGATGACCATGTGTTAATGTACCTGACGGAG CTGACATCACTATTTCCTTTCCACATCACCCTGGACATCATACAGGAGCTCCCAGTACAGAATCTAAAGCCAGCGGTGGTCAAAATCTATGACTACTACCAGCCAA TTACAGGTGACCAGGCTGAGACAGAATACGTCTTCCCTTGCAAGTAG
- the LOC115170876 gene encoding alpha-2-macroglobulin isoform X2, producing the protein MVLPGLEVWRWILFACIHWLCVCQETPRPVYMVAIPAVIQAGSEAKLCASLLQPNETLVMTISLMADGQNKTLLHETSDQEFHRCFQFQAPHVKSDEVQNFKVEVRGVTFLSTEERRVMIKPYGPMTFIQTDKPIYNPGQTVHFRVVTLDTNFSPVNQLYNIVELEDVNHNRIGQWVNTTSSGNILQLSHPLNSEAPVGSYTIVVWIGEEKIYHNFKVEKYVLPKFEIQMNLTDKISVVQEEYEVKVCAEYTYGQPVPGKAGVKLCRPLVDNAVIPITIDERNPQGVPDYTPPCHKESIEMDHTGCASYAFNLAIFTKNAGEKLLGDVFSFRAEVQEEGTGITLSEEKNVELSYVIGEFTFVDTPQIYEHGSIIEGKINAVRFNNTPISDMLVYLFEEKGWSSYLRLQNLTTDSRGIARFSVNTTSMPKENINLVVSDTPQVEYPGYRVPYFNRGQHVLSLIQPAAPDSKPSSSLAIQKMEKPLACGQAVSITIRYAIVGETVPKGSVDVLYLALSRGVIVQHGHINVTVQQDSPVAEGDVTLKLAVVPEMAPVVQLLVYSMLPSETVIAHSMNFPTEKCFRNKVLVAFSPSNAVPGEENTLRLSAQPGSLCGLSAVDQSVGIMEPGKRLDADKIFDLLPVKETTYIPYELEDPVACLRVRPRRFIMPYPYGPSEETNDPYAVFQTLGLKLATNLDIRVPSCLSYQGNQYRRSYVAYRPGSAGPRLEMAVAGGLAAPPPPPIQTVRTFFPETWIWDLVEVGESGSADVPLTVPDTITTWETEVFCLAPSGFGLAPLVELTVFQPFFLELTLPYSVIRGEHFELKATVFNYLSKCIMVSVTPALSSDYTLTPVRDVQDSSSCLCANGRKTFSWTMAPSVLGVLNVSVSAAAVQSHAACGNGVVNVPERGRVDTVTRSLLVKAEGTEKSHTYNWLLCPTGEALTEEVEVQLPQNVVDGSARISLSVLGDILGRALNNLDGLLQMPYGCGEQNMALLSPNIYILEYLRNTKQLTPAILDKATKFLTSGYQRQLNYKNADGAYSTFGQGLGNTWLTAFVLRSFGKAQSFIYVDPATMEQSKTWLERQQGKHGCFRTLGKLLNNRMKGGVTDEVTLTAYITASMLELNMSVSDPVVDHSLSCLKNSTSDMSNTYATALLAYTFTLAGDMETRARLLQHLDTISFQEGGLLHWSQSSSETSPSLEVEISSYVLLASLSASSRSTSDLGYASRIVRWLVRQQNAYGGFSSTQDTVVALQALALYSTRVFSRGGASTVTVRSPSGERCLFHVNQNNKLLYQERALQDTEGKYSVEVKGSACASVQVVLHYNVPTPTRSTTLSIQVTPEVDCNIKSLRPRVTLKLQSRYHGKELTTNMIIVDLKMLSGFSPDPDSLGRLRGSSQVDRVDIKDDHVLMYLTELTSLFPFHITLDIIQELPVQNLKPAVVKIYDYYQPITGDQAETEYVFPCK; encoded by the exons ATGGTTCTTCCTGGGCTTGAGGTTTGGAGATGGATACTCTTTGCCTGCATTCACTGGCTTTGTGTCTGTCAAGAGACTCCAAGACC GGTTTACATGGTAGCCATTCCTGCAGTGATCCAGGCAGGCTCAGAGGCCAAGCTTTGTGCCAGCCTTCTGCAGCCCAACGAGACCCTGGTCATGACCATATCTCTGATGGCCGACGGGCAGAACAAAACACTTCTCCACGAGACTTCTGACCAAGAGTTTCACCGCTGTTTCCAGTTTCAG GCCCCTCATGTGAAGAGCGACGAAGTGCAGAACTTTAAGGTGGAGGTTCGAGGGGTAACATTTCTATCAACAGAGGAGAGAAGGGTCATGATCAAACCCTACGGCCCCATGACGTTCATCCAAACGGACAAACCAATCTACAACCCAGGACAAACGG TGCATTTTAGAGTCGTCACCTTGGATACCAATTTTAGCCCTGTCAATCAGTTG TACAACATTGTGGAACTTGAG GATGTTAATCACAACCGGATTGGACAGTGGGTCAACACTACATCCAGTGGCAACATTCTGCAGCTTTCTCACCCCCTGAACTCTGAAGCACCTGTAGGATCCTATACCATTGTAGTGTGGATTGGTGAAGAGAAAATCTACCACAACTTCAAAGTAGAAAAGTATG TTTTGCCCAAGTTTGAGATCCAGATGAACCTCACTGACAAGATCAGCGTTGTTCAAGAAGAGTATGAAGTGAAAGTGTGTGCAGA ATACACGTATGGGCAGCCTGTACCTGGTAAAGCAGGGGTGAAGTTGTGCCGTCCCTTGGTGGACAATGCAGTGATACCAATAACAATTGATGAGAGAAATCCACAAGGAGTTCCTGATTACACACCTCCATGCCACAAAGAGTCAATAGAG ATGGACCATACTGGCTGTGCTTCTTATGCCTTCAACTTGGCAATTTTCACAAAGAATGCAGGAGAGAAATTGCTGGGAGACGTGTTTAGTTTCCGTGCAGAAGTTCAGGAGGAGGGGACAG GTATTACACTGTCAGAGGAAAAAAATGTAGAGCTCTCCTATGTGATTGGAGAATTCACATTTGTTGACACACCCCAAATCTATGAGCATGGATCAATTATCGAAGGCAAG ATAAATGCTGTTCGCTTTAACAACACACCCATCTCTGACATGTTAGTCTACCTGTTTGAGGAGAAAGGCTGGTCCTCATATCTACGACTACAGAACCTAACCACGGACAGTCGTGGTATTGCCAGGTTCTCCGTCAACACAACCAGTATGCCCAAAGAGAATATTAACCTCGTA GTGAGTGACACCCCACAAGTGGAGTACCCAGGATACAGGGTCCCCTATTTCAACAGAGGGCAACACGTCCTCTCACTGATCCAGCCCGCTGCCCCAGACAGTAAACCGTCCAGCTCCCTGGCTATTCAGAAGATGGAGAAACCACTGGCATGTGGGCAGGCAGTGTCAATCACCATCCGCTATGCCATCGTAGGGGAGACTGTCCCAAAGGGCTCTGTGGATGTCCTCTACCTG GCCTTATCCAGAGGGGTCATAGTTCAGCATGGACACATCAATGTTACTGTGCAGCAGGACAGTCCTG TAGCTGAGGGTGACGTCACCTTGAAGTTGGCAGTGGTTCCAGAGATGGCACCGGTGGTTCAGCTCCTGGTGTACAGTATGCTACCCAGTGAGACTGTCATTGCCCACAGCATGAACTTCCCCACTGAGAAATGCTTCAggaacaag GTGTTGGTGGCGTTCTCGCCCTCCAACGCTGTCCCAGGGGAGGAGAACACCCTGCGTCTCTCGGCCCAGCCCGGTTCCCTCTGTGGCCTCAGTGCTGTGGACCAGAGTGTTGGCATCATGGAGCCAGGGAAGAGGCTGGATGCTGACAAG ATATTTGATTTGTTACCAGTCAAGGAGACGACCTATATTCCCTACGAGCTTGAAGATCCAGTAGCATGTTTACGTGTTAGACCAAGGAGATTCATAATGCCATACCCATATGGACCGTCTGAGGAGACAAATGATCCTTATGCAGTTTTTCAG ACACTGGGACTGAAGCTAGCGACTAACCTGGATATAAGAGTACCTTCCTGCCTCAGTTACCAGGGGAACCAGTACCGTCGCTCCTATG TAGCTTACAGGCCTGGATCAGCGGGTCCTAGACTTGAAATGGCTGTGGCTGGTGGACTTGCCGCTCCACCTCCGCCACCCATACAGACGGTCCGTACATTCTTCCCTGAGACGTGGATTTGGGATCTTGTGGAAGTTGG GGAGTCTGGATCAGCAGATGTCCCCCTGACAGTCCCAGACACCATCACCACCTGGGAGACTGAGGTCTTCTGCCTGGCCCCCAGTGGCTTCGGTCTGGCTCCTCTGGTGGAGCTCACGGTCTTCCAGCCCTTCTTCCTGGAGCTCACCCTGCCCTACTCAGTCATCCGGGGAGAGCACTTTGAGCTGAAGGCCACCGTGTTTAATTACCTCTCCAAGTGCATCATG GTTTCTGTGACTCCAGCTCTTTCCTCCGACTACACTCTCACACCTGTGCGTGATGTCCAGGACTCCTCCTCGTGCTTGTGTGCCAATGGACGAAAGACCTTCAGTTGGACAATGGCCCCCTCTGTCCTGG GGGTTTTGAACGTGTCCGTTAGTGCAGCGGCTGTCCAGTCCCACGCTGCGTGTGGCAACGGGGTTGTGAACGTACCGGAGAGAGGACGCGTTGACACAGTCACACGGAGCCTGCTGGTGAAG gcTGAGGGAACAGAGAAGAGCCACACCTACAACTGGTTGCTGTGTCCTACTG GAGAAGCTCTGACAGAGGAGGTGGAAGTACAACTCCCCCAGAATGTGGTGGATGGCTCTGCTAGGATTTCCCTCTCTGTTCTGG GGGACATCCTGGGTCGGGCCCTCAACAACCTGGATGGACTGTTGCAGATGCCGTATGGGTGTGGGGAGCAGAATATGGCCCTGCTCTCCCCCAATATCTACATCCTGGAGTACCTGCGGAATACAAAGCAGCTCACGCCAGCCATCCTAGACAAGGCCACCAAGTTCCTCACTAGTG GTTACCAAAGGCAGCTGAACTACAAGAATGCTGATGGTGCGTACAGCACGTTTGGACAAGGCTTGGGGAACACCTG GCTGACTGCTTTTGTCTTGAGATCCTTTGGCAAAGCCCAGTCTTTCATCTATGTTGACCCGGCAACAATGGAGCAGTCCAAGACTTGGTTGGAACGTCAACAAGGCAAACATGGCTGTTTCAGAACTTTAGGGAAGCTCTTGAACAACAGAATGAAG GGTGGAGTGACGGATGAAGTCACACTGACGGCTTACATCACTGCTTCAATGCTGGAGCTCAACATGTCCGTGTCG GATCCTGTTGTGGACCACAGCTTGTCTTGCCTGAAGAACTCCACCAGTGATATGTCCAACACCTACGCTACTGCTCTGCTGGCCTACACCTTCACCCTGGCAGGTGACATGGAGACACGGGCCCGGCTTCTGCAGCACCTCGACACTATCTCATTTCAAGAGG GGGGTCTCCTGCACTGGTCCCAGTCCTCCTCGGAGACCTCACCCTCCCTGGAGGTGGAGATCAGCTCCTACGTTCTGCTGGCATCCCTCAGTGCCTCTTCTCGGTCTACCTCTGACCTGGGCTACGCCTCCCGCATCGTCAGGTGGCTGGTGAGGCAGCAGAACGCCTACGGAGGCTTCTCCTCCACACAG GACACCGTGGTGGCCCTCCAGGCCCTGGCTCTCTACTCCACCAGGGTGTTCAGTAGAGGAGGAGCCAGCACAGTGACGGTACGGTCTCCCAGTGGGGAACGGTGCCTCTTCCATGTGAACCAAAACAACAAGCTTCTGTACCAGGAGAGGGCGCTGCAGGACACAGAAGGGAAGTACAGCGTTGAAGTGAAGGGCAGTGCTTGTGCCTCAGTGCAG GTTGTGCTCCACTATAACGTCCCTACTCCTACCAGAAGCACAACGCTCAGTATCCAGGTGACTCCAGAGGTGGACTGCAACATCAAGTCTTTGAGACCCAGAGTCACGCTGAAGCTCCAGTCTCG ATATCATGGAAAGGAGCTCACCACCAATATGATTATAGTGGATTTGAAAATGCTCTCTGGGTTTTCCCCAGATCCAGACTCTTTGGGGAGG CTGAGGGGTTCAAGTCAAGTGGATCGTGTTGATATCAAAGATGACCATGTGTTAATGTACCTGACGGAG CTGACATCACTATTTCCTTTCCACATCACCCTGGACATCATACAGGAGCTCCCAGTACAGAATCTAAAGCCAGCGGTGGTCAAAATCTATGACTACTACCAGCCAA TTACAGGTGACCAGGCTGAGACAGAATACGTCTTCCCTTGCAAGTAG